Proteins found in one Kwoniella bestiolae CBS 10118 chromosome 1, complete sequence genomic segment:
- a CDS encoding histone deacetylase RPD3 yields MEPILGESKRRVCYFFDSDIGNYHYGPGHPMKPTRIRMCHSLVMNYGLYKKMEIFRAKPATKREMSQFHTDEYVDFLHRINPDNAQQFAKEQVKYNVGDDCPIFDGLFEYCSISAGGSMEGAARLSRDKCDIAVNWAGGLHHAKKAEASGFCYVNDIVLGILELLRYHQRVLYIDIDVHHGDGVEEAFYTTDRVMTCSFHKYGEFFPGTGEVRDNGIGKGKGYAVNVPLRDGINDQNYQEIFQPVIKRVIEWYQPGAIVLQCGSDSLSGDRLGSFNLSMKGHAACVQFVKSFHLPLLLLGGGGYTVKSVSRTWAYETGLAAGVELQKNIPNNEYWEYYGPTYELDVRPSNMTDHNTPEYLQKVKEAVFEVLRDKNAAPSVPLQDVPKLQHDDEDENELEDAEDKDVRRPMRLWDKEKQHENSLSDSEDEGTGGRKHRQSYKNSNGSANGSGSTHKKRRSKSPPTATATAGAQVNGTASSSTNGVGAGINIENWASSVPTSTSPVLVVPPQLPTDPEVNGDGKEDREGDVNMDEDENALLESINNLQRFAQAADPAELSGAGAGDVVAEGA; encoded by the exons ATGGAACCCATTCTTGGCGAGAGCAAGAGGCGTGTG TGTTACTTCTTCGACTCAGATATTGGTAATTACCATTATGGACCAG GTCATCCAATGAAACCCACTCGAATCAGGATGTGTCACTCGCTAGTGATGAACTACGGATTAtacaagaagatggagatttTC CGAGCGAAACCAGCTACGAAACGAGAGATGTCACAGTTCCATACCGACGAATATGTCGATTTCTTACATCGTATAAATCCGGATAACGCTCAGCAGTTCGCCAAGGAACAGGTCAAAT ACAACGTAGGAGATGATTGTCCGATATTTGATGGGTTGTTCGAGTATTGCTCGATATCCGCTGGAGGATCTATGG AGGGAGCAGCTAGATTGTCGAGAGATAAATGTGATATTGCGGTGAACTGGGCTGGTGGATTACATCATGCTAAGAAAGCTGAGGCTAGTGGATTCTGTTATGTTaatg ATATTGTACTCGGTATACTCGAATTGTTGAG ATATCACCAAAGAGTCCTATATATCGATATAGACGTGCACCACGGAGACGGAGTAGAAGAAGCGTTCTACACCACCGATAGAGTCATGACCTGTTCTTTCCACAAATACGGAGAGTTCTTTCCCGGGACTGGTGAAGTGAGGGATAATGGGAtagggaaaggaaaggggtATGCGGTGAATGTTCCTTTGAGGGATGGGATTAATGATCAGAATTACCAGGAGATATTCCAGCCT GTAATCAAGCGCGTCATAGAATGGTATCAACCCGGTGCGATCGTTCTCCAATGTGGTTCCGACTCGTTGTCAGGTGATCGACTAGGTTCATTCAACCTGTCGATGAAAGGTCATGCCGCCTGTGTGCAATTCGTCAAATCTTTCCATCTACCCttacttcttcttggtgGAGGGGGTTACACAGTCAAGAGCGTCAGTAGGACTTGGGCTTATGAGACGGGGTTAGCGGCTGGAGTGGAGTTGCAGAAGA ACATACCCAACAATGAGTATTGGGAATATTACGGTCCAACGTACGAACTCGATGTGCGACCTAGTAATATGACGGACCACAATACACCCGAATATTTGCAGAAAGTGAAGGAAGCTGTATTTGAGGTATTGAGGGATAAGAACGCAGCTCCCAGTGTACCTTTAcagg ACGTACCCAAACTACAACatgacgatgaggacgagaatgagttggaagatgcagaagatAAGGACGTCCGTCGTCCAATGAGATTATGGGATAAAGAGAAACAGCATGAGAATTCTCTTAGCGACTCAGAAGACGAGGGAACGGGAGGTAGGAAACATCGACAGAGTTATAAGAATAGCAATGGATCGGCAAATGGTTCAGGATCGACACACaaaaagagaagatcgaaatcGCCTCCTACCGCTACTGCTACAGCTGGTGCTCAGGTGAACGGTACTGCCTCGTCTAGTACGAATGGAGTTGGCGCAGGAATCAACATTGAAAATTGGGCTTCGTCCGTTCCTACCTCGACTTCACCCGTACTTGTTGTCCCACCGCAGCTGCCTACTGATCCTGaggtgaatggggatggaaaggaggacagggaaggggatgtgaatatggatgaagatgagaacgCATTGCTCGAATCGATAAACAATCTCCAGAGGTTTGCTCAGGCGGCTGATCCGGCGGAGCTGAGTGGGGCAGGTGCGGGGGATGTGGTAGCTGAGGGAGCGTGA
- a CDS encoding PHD finger-like domain-containing protein 5A has translation MSKHHPDLLMCRRQPGIAIGRMCEKCDGKCPICDSYVRPMTIVRICDECSFGTAAGKCIICSSPAISDAYYCTECTRLEKDRDGCPRIINMGASRVDAFYERKKLGLEKGGGFKKG, from the exons ATG TCCAAGCATCACCCAGATTTGTTGATGTGCAGGAGACAGCCCGGGATCG CTATAGGTCGGATGTGTGAGAAATGCGATGGgaaatg CCCAATATGCGATTCATACGTTCGACCTATGACTATCGTGAGGATATGCGATGAGTGTTCGT TCGGCACGGCAGCTGGGAAATGTATCATCTGTTCATCGCCTG CTATCTCGGACGCGTATTACTGCACGGAATGTACTCGATTAGAGAAAGATAGAGATGGTTGTCCGAGAATCATCAAT ATGGGTGCATCGAGGGTGGACGCGTTCtacgagaggaagaaatTGGG ACTGGAAAAAGGCGGTGGATTCAAAAAGGGATAG